Below is a genomic region from Brassica rapa cultivar Chiifu-401-42 chromosome A08, CAAS_Brap_v3.01, whole genome shotgun sequence.
TCATGGTTTTTCCATAATccatccgtaaaacaccatctaccTTGGTTAGACGGTACTATTGTTGCTACTGGTAATCAATTTTGATTGATTCCCTGTGCAAGTGAAGTGTATGCCTCAGCCCAAAGCAATGACTCTGTTTCCGCCAGTTTAAGAGTATCTTTAGGATGaacatccaaaattttaaacactTTGTTGTTTCTTCCTTTCCATAAGTACTATAAAATCCAAGCAAATTGATGATCTTCTAATTCCACGGAAACCCTCCAAAATAAATGATCACTATTTGTGAACAATGATTATGTAGGAAATATGTCTGGGTTTGATGGAACTCTGGAGAGTACCCAAACCTGAACCGCTGGTGGACATTCAAAGAAAACATGATTTATGGATTTCTCGGGTGTTCCACACGTGCATAGATTGTATCCCCTTGTAAACCTCTTGCCCTTAAATCAACTTAAAATTCTAGCTGGCGAAATATTAGGCACAGACTATTTTTCGAAAtaagtaaaattttaaagtatttatatgtttatgaattttagctgatatatttttatttaatttttttatattttatatgaacaCATATCTTTAATTTTCTACCCATGCACACCATTCACCTAGGAGTAATAACAAGAAAATAATAGATTCTGTAATTGGTTAGTCAATATCaatattatgtaatttttttcttttttgacagcaaagaaTTTACAGACAcatgttgactctgtaaaccaaatcggtaactccgcatccatgtgaacgacaaatgacgattgtttcctagcactgcgtgctaggctatccgccCGAAAATTCGCCGTCCGAGGTACAATATCAATATTATGTAATAAACAATTAGAATAATATTCAatcaatattataaaatattaggAGTGTCATAACCACACATAGAGAAATATGGTACCATATAACGTGCCTTAAATccgtataaatatttttttattcaccGAAGCTTTGAAAAATCAGAAGTTCTATCGGTAAAGTTTTCACCTAACATAAGATTTAATCTGtcactagattttaacccgcacgCACGTACgggtatatatttattttaaaatcatatttaaacaataaaaaagctaagatatatatatatatatatatatatatatatatatacactatgaATTTTTaagttataatattattttggaaACGTTATACttgttaaaatttgtttttgatgaaattttactattcatatattaatcacttattttgtttatttatttaaaaatgcaacattatattaatattttaattaatatattttattatagtttggtgtttttatttttactacaaaaatcaaacataaaatgttacaaacattaaattattatttattttgttttaaaataataattttataattttaaaaagaattgggatatactatttaattttaaattaattactgaaatatatatatatatatatatataatttgatctagattaaatatgataaaaaataatagtataatggAAATATATTTGGCTTTTCTTAGGAATGGCATTgcttagatatatatattttatttatttctgttGGGAAAATACCATATATGAACAAATTTAGGATATTTAGTTAAGTTTCCAATTAATGGTCtaatataaagttttatatGATAGATAAAAAGCAGGACCCTAAATGAATAGATTAAATGGGTCTGTCGTTAGTGTAAAGTCTGTCATTGCAATTACTACAAAAAAACGACCACGAAATTTGAATTTTACCACCAATTTAATTATCTAATACCAAACGTCTACCCGTAAACTAACAAAAACAACAACgatatttttattacaaatatcaaatactGTATTTCACAATTAATAAATACTGTATATTGACAAACTACTAGTTGGAACAATATAATAGAGTtcatttgtataattataaacaGTGATCGAAGAAACGTACATGTTTGATTTGTGCAGGATGTGGGGTTGGAGTGAGTGGGTTGGGTACAGAAGATGGGTCAGTGAGCCAGGAGCTGTTTCTCCTTTGGTAGGGACATATATCATCAATTTATGGGCCTCTCATATCATAGTCCTAGCTGCATCTTTTCGGGTtatctatataatataaaaagagAATCATTCTAAAAATTTTACTCGCAAAAGATTGTTGGATCTACTtattaactatttattatatttttattctatttttattttctctaacgatataaatattttacacaATTTAAATGAACTTATTTATTACTctctataatttattatataattactcAAAATCTCCAAGAATATAGGACATATGACTCTATCATGTTAAACATGTATAACATTTTTACGTAAATTAGAAGTTAAAAGCTTTAATGTCAAATATTCAACTATGaaacattgatttaattaattacatGCAATCAACTATTAAGATTTTATCTTACATTCTTAAACATGAATTAAATGATTACtcttattataaaaaaacaaaatcaaatggTCTAAACCAGTTAGAAATTTAAACGGAATTAGTCAAAATGACTTGTTTAAATAGGGCATgattctttattttataaattctaacaATGCAAATGATACgtttttattgaattttcacaaatttaaaatatctcGCGCTTTAAATATCGAATAATTTGgttgttttgggtaaaaatataggataattcaatttttaatacttgaataaaaatattggggtaattttttttgtgtgtaactttgtttataaatagtatcgtaagatatttggttatttagaaattaaatatagttaatattggtaggtatataattatattttaaaatgtcaagtactcatttggttctcggttcggtttatattctTCAGTTCCAGATATATATAGGATATGCTtggttatttataaaattcagtttaattttaatttttttgtttggtaagGTTTGGTTCACCTGGATAAATGTGTCCAGAcctatacattattttatataaaatttatttagaagaatttatttaatttcaaaaataaactaGTGTTTTCCAATTGTGGGTCAAAATTTAGTTTCTAGTTAAAATCTAgcgtgatatttttttatttgttttagtgATGAAGACGAGAAAAAATTGGATGGTATCAAAATTACCCTATACTAGCAGTGTCATATGAATTAATTTTGGTGAAAATAcaatacatattatatattaatctatctttcataaattataattaaaaaaaaataattttggtgataatacaataaatattatgaataaatctatcttttataaatttatatatttaaaaaaaaatctattgagtGCATCAAaagcataaaaaaatatacactaTTTTTGAAATTACAAATTTACTAAAGAAAACTTCACTTTTAATCTGTCAATGAGCAGACATCAGCTGATATTTGTTTTGGAAATATACTgagttattttgtattttataaaattgaattactcttataactaaattaatttagcaatttaccaaaaaattgcAGGATTAGACTTTTTCAAAGCTAACATTACTTCACATGAAGTCTCCATATATGTCACATGAAGTCTACTGAGTGTGACCAGAAGTCTGATCAGGTTAATTTTGTAAATGATCATGTTTGATTTTATACAAGTACACTTTGGTTGAAATTTACTCTCAGAACTAGGGGTATAATTAAAGTCTCTGGTAAATTAAGTGCAAACTTTGGGTGAATTATGTCTGCTCGGTTTTTGAAAATAGTAAAAGTCATCGAAATTATGCTTATTAGTATATTTCTGgttaaatttttgatatttttgtcaATTGTGAAAGTGACATAAGCATACTTCTTGTAAAATCTCAGAACTTCGGTGATAAATAAGAAGATTTCAGGTGAAGTCTGCTatgaaaaattcaaattcatATGAAGTTGTTAAATGCAAAATTAACTTCGCTTTATGGTTACtcaattttttgtttcaaaggGAATTTCTACAGAATAGTCAATTTCAAAACTAACACTTGCATTGAATAAGAGATTTCACATGAAGCCTTCATCGCGAAACAGATCTAAAAAATTCGAAATCATTTGAATAATTACGTAGATCTAGTGAGAGTTTGTATTTAGCTTCTCTAAGCACCCAAAACTTATAATTTAAGACGAATGAAAGATACTCAGTCGTTAATAAACAAGAATCATCAGACTTGAGGAAGTTCAatgaaaatgttattttgaaacaaaaaaattgggatttttttaatgaaatgatAGAAGAAAAGTAAGATAAATGAGTTTGGTGTGAAATAATGAGAGAAGATGTaaactttaaattaaaaagCATTTATAGCTTGGTTTTTGGTTATGCTAGTTGgtgatatttataataattatattttgttattaaattaatatgGTGAAGATGTTTGTGGCATATTTATggattttgtaaaatatataataacatttcataaataattaatatcctACGGTGAACATTTTGAAAGTTcgtaaagaattttttttttgtaatttatcaGGAATTTATGGTCATTAAAATCTTATTTCATACAgcttaaaaaatcaaacaaaaaccaaGAAATGTTAAATTGACAATCAAATGCAACACCAAAATTCCAAAATTGAAACCAATACATAAAGATTTTTTCTCCACTTCGGTTATTTTTAGAACGAATGAGAAAACGCCtggtcaagaaaagaaaaaacttagCAAATATAAAGTTAAATCGAGTTCAAACTTTTTGACacctaattttaaaaatctgCAAATAATCAGAataaattgaataaaactataAGAATTAATCTAAATAAGTTAGCAATTAACTGAATATAATAAAGTTCTTAAgccataaacaaaaataatatgatggaAAGGATTGATTTTCatcataaaaaaatttcaaatttatgttttcataGCAAATCACATCAAAccattatcatttttttgtcaGTTAACAAAATTTATAGAATTAAGATTGTACAAAcgcatttttttttgcttacaaTAATGCATACTTATTACTTATAAAGtatttagataaataatttaacaaatatataaaatgctGATATAAGAATTCAGAAAGATAACGTGTTTACAGAGATATAATTAATGTGAAAATTTTATGTTGACCCTGCTTTAAGGGGTTATTTGCTTCTCCAAAAATCTCttgaaaatgatatatatatttaactaaaaaatatatattgaccAGATGTTTGAAATATATTAGTTTGAATGCATTTGTCTTTGCATCCAccatttgataatttttttactatGTAAATTTTGATGATCATCCAACCTAAATAAATTTATCGACTTAAGAATATGCGtatagattttaaaatgttCAGGAAATGATATATGGTATCTTGAAACAGAGGAACCTACGGATCCACAATCACATCGCCAACACTCCATTGCTTCTCTCTAAGGATATCAACAACCAAATTCTGAACTCTATCACTATTTCTGCTAGGAAGCGGGTCGGATCTACCCTCTGGACCATCCCACAGCAGGTTGGCACttagttttccaaaaaaaaagatttactcGCATAAACCACGGATAAAATATAGTAGATCTGTATTTGCTCCGCTTGAGTTTGCAGGTTATCCATGGTTATCTgtgaataataataattaaacaaaaattaattttaatatattctactttaaaaaatatttaaattatgaattgtatattattaaaataaaaaaatattttttcttaataaattaagaaatacttttattatataacatttaaattaaaattagaaaaattaataaaaaaacatatttttatttaaatttgacaGGTTTGTGGATATCCATAGTTCTGAAATAATCGACATGCATCCGCTCCTAATCCTAAACATTTAATCCGTATCAACtctatatacaaaaaaaaaaatctttacccATACCTACTCTGCAGCGGGTCAAGCGGGCGGGACTCAcaaatttttaaactaaatttcCAGCCCTAATCACAGCTTGGAAGCACATGAAAGGATTCACAAGAATGATGTCGCCTTGGATCCGTTAGCAAATGGCAATAAATCGTTTCATTTGCATTGTATACTAACAGTCCCGGCCCAGTGTAAATGGCTgcctaaaacaaaaattaatattgtACCTCAGCGGAGTCGAACCATGTACTTTAAACACAAGGAAGAACAGCACAACTACTAGACTACATACATTCTTTTCGTAATTTTGATGCTCCTAGTGGCGTGTAAAGCCCTAGTTTTACCAGATTTAGGTCAGGAGAGGCATTGTATACTGAGTGTAGAGTCTTGCGCTTTTGTTTCCTTGTTAGTAAGGACACTTGTATAATGACTcctgttttttcttctttttttgtgagGGAGCTTTATGTAACCTCTTTCTTCatcattaataaatttaatatttttagccaaaaaagaacaaaagtatAGATATTGCCACTGTTGATAGCTTAAGAAAACACATGATAAGTTGTAAACAAAACCAAACTAATTTGTAAGTCAAAAAAACAACCAAACTAATTCTTATGAtttctttttgtcttttttttgttttgcagcAATAAtgggaaaaaaataagaatacaattttaaatatatacatattttttcttaaatataatttaaaataaacaaaattgtttatttaatcttaattttatgtttaattaaatcaaaatttatattaaaatattaataagtaaataataaaatctaaaataaaaataaaaaaaaattatttttcaatgtaatttaaatttaaacattttattattGCACATGGTGCAGGAAAACACTTTGTAATGTATACTTTTCTTCTACAAAATGACCATACACCCCTAAATTTCGTTTATCCAAACAAGCGCTCCCACACCTCTTGTTGAATCCTTGACTTGTAGGTCCATTACATTCTTTTTTGAACAACCCATTACATTCTTATACCTACCCTAAAACATTACCTCAAAGGAACCCCTAAAGTTACTCAAAGTTTTGAGTTGACCCCATAATTAAACACTCACACCACATATCGAGCAGCCTTTTTATTCACATCCTAAATCTCCTCTCAGCAGCAATAACAAGAAGCCTTGAGACACCTTGTGTCCACATATCATACTCCCTCTGGCTCTTGCACTCGAATTCTACATCACCTCGCAGAACCGTCTTCAAACCGAAGTATCTCAGATCATCTCCTCCCTCTAGCAAATGTCGTCCGGGCCAGGCCGGGACATTCTTGATCACTTCAAGCACAATGTCTGAAGAAAATTGGAACATAGTTACATCGAAAGAGTCTTCAAGTTCACAttcaaaagaacaaaaaaaaaggtcaaaGATTGAGGGCCACTTTGATCTTATAAGTTACTTTAGTTAGACACAAttgcttttttttcctttttcttctcaAATTCCCAAATCCAAAGCAGACCCacatcaaaattttgaattcttTTTACCAGGGTTCACATTAAAATTGACTCATTGCCAGTAGATAGTGACAAAAAGTTAAAGCTTTCAACTTTGGTACTATGAAAGGTACaacctaaaaaataaaaaaacattctttgtTTTAAACCCCGTTAGAAGAATCATATTTAATGTCTTGGAAGGAGTTAGATAAACCTCCTATCAATTTAAAAATCGTGTGTTAAGAAAAGAGATGTTATATGTAATAGAGTAAATATCTCttactctttttcttcttggtAAATGTTTTCCCAACATACTTGCTCTTCATCTTCAACATAACCTACAAgtttagtaattaaaaaaatcagaattgttgaaaaaaaaaatcagaattaaATAAGATGATTCATTCTCAAAGAAGATGCTTAAGCAAAAGACAAAATGTGGATCCCATAacttcattatcatcatcattgtCATAACGAATGCTTTTTTTATTAGCTTTAGTTTTGTTTCTGCTTTCTCTTCTTTTCCTGCCATTTGAAATTAtctttttgtgtgtttcatATAACAAAGTTCATATCCATGTGAAGTAAGCTAAAGATTCCCACTGATTTACAAATAATTTGACGATCTTTTTATCTTTTCACTAGATCAACGATCATTTCTAAAGTGAACAAGTTACGAGACACCATAAGAATAAACCTTTACCTGATTCGTCTTGTTGATGTAAACAGAGACTATTTTCCAGTGGAGATCACCTGCAAAAGTAACAAAAAAGCATCAGATCACAAAAGATCCTATAACTATAacgtaaacaaaaataaaaagacgTGATAATTTTTGTTACCTTTGCGAGTACGTTTGAGAAGTTCACAACCTCTAGCGAGCCATTCTCGGCTACAAGTTCCCAAGAAATTATCTTCATGTATAAGCTCCCCGCTGTGACTACTACTTGAGCTTCCATTGCTACCATTATTAAGGTTGCTGCATCCTCCAGAAGTTGTGAGTCCTTTGTCCATTGGAATCACTGATGCAAGGTTCCAAACTTCCTTCATGGCCCTTGCCTTTAGTGTTGCCACTCCTCTTAACGCTGCACCAGAATATAGTCAAATTACCAAAACATTTACTTTGATCTCTGCATAAATTTCACTCTTAAGCTAAACCCTAAGATCAGTTATCAtgttttattcatcaaaatcaaaactttatcgaaaacccaaaatacagATTCTTGAAGCTACTAAACCTGTGGCTGCACCGGCGGTGAGTGTCATGATATCACCGGCAGAGCGAACATTGACGGCGGAGCTAACAACATAGGCCAAATGCTCTCTTTCAGCTCCCATCACTTCAGCAGCCTCCACACACTGAGCAGCCACAAGAGTCGCGGCTGAAGCAACAGCCATGTCGGTTTTGGCCATCTGCTCATCCTTCCCGGCGCTCGAAGACGCGGCGGTGGCTGCTGCGATAGCGGCTACAGCTGCAGCCACACCGGCGACGGAGACAGCAGCGTGAATCTGAGCGTTGTGTGCTCGAGtctcctctttcttcttctccctccGGTCCTTAAGCCACCGTCCTACAGTCTTGGATTGTGTAGCTGTGGCGGTTATAGGTCCCGGAGTAGTCGCCGTTGAACGGAACTGGCAGTTTATGTTGTTCAGTGAACTGTTGTTTGTTCGAATAAACTGCTGCATAGTAATTCAAATTAGGGATTCGCCGGAAATGGATTAAAAAAAACCAATGAAGCAGAAACTAAAAAGGAATTGTCTTGGAAGCGTGATGAacaagaaaaagacaaaaatcaAATCTAGTAAAGGAGATTGCTTTCGACCAAAGTGtcactaaaataataataaaaataaataacctatatttgtttcacaaaataaattagtttcctttttcaaaaaaataaaataaaataaaaatgaaataaattggTTTATTTAAAATgcttatgtattttttattttatataaatattataaatctaaataattatttattcaaaaattattattaaatatataaattaactataatttaattaattaaaaattattaaaatgtagaatataatttattatacatTATCGACCAGTTAAATATGATCTGTGGGTatgcttgaatattataaaatcatataaaatatgaaaataatttatattataaaattaaaaatacttataacacaatttatattattgattaGGGAGTTTATTTCAATAAATAGTTGTACTTTTACCAAATATACTATTtatctgaatatttttaatccTCGGAAAGCCTAGTGGAGAAAAACATGATCTCTGGGTATGGTTGGATAAAGAGAAAGGTGTGTTATTTCACTGTCTCTCATGTACCCAAATTGTCAGTGAGGCAGTAAAAACTGAAACATTTACATTGAGagaaacacaaaaacaaaagtttCAGAATCTCAGAAAATGCTTTACTACGTAACAATAAACCCAACATTTCACCAAAatgtatgtatattatatagttaaatagagaaaataaaaaccTTGATGTCGTCGGATTCTGGAGGAGGACTGTCGGTTAAAGAACCGTTGAGAGGACCACTACTACTATGTGAAAGCCGACCAGATGTTCTTGGTGACACTTCTTGCTGCAaaaagatgatgaagatgagaCAAGAGgagaatcaagaaagagatGACGACAAAATACAAGAACTTGTGATTATGTCTTATAGGGACCCAGAAAGCGAGTGTGTAGATAGATTATAtctaatcatatttttttccgctcttttcttgtttgattaattattataattattgcGCGTGAATATACTTTAACTAATAGATAAATTCATGAACAATTTGAAACTAGGTTTGAGATATTTCTATAAAAAGACAGAAATAAAGAATCTGAGGACAAGAACAAAAAAGAAACTGAAAGAGATTATCTCTGTCTACATCTAGCAAAAGTAGAAGTTGCTTAGGTTTGTCCGTAATTACTCTGTTcttatctaaaaaaaaataaaaaagaaaagaaaagggaGAAGAGACTCACAGATTGAGACAAGATACGATCCATCACCATTTGAGAAGTCTCTGAAGAAGCGAAAGAGAAAGGGTTTCCGGAGACAAGTCCGCTCTCCTCCGTATCACCGTCTCTGAGTATGGGTTCTTCTTCGGTTTTGGAGAGGAGGATCTGAGGATCAGAAGGTGTTAAAGCCTTGGATACTTCGAGAGCTGAGGCGCTCCAGGAGCGAGCGAGGAACTCCATAGGCTCAAGCGGCGTCTCCGGTGGACGGTAAACCGGATCGGGTCTCCATGTTGGAACCATGGATCTTTCCATTTAAGACAGAGAGTGAAGGAAGCGAGATAGTGgagggggagagagagagagaggatgtgTGTGTTGGTTTGAAATGAGAGGTTGTCAATGGAGTGAAATTTATAATGACAACAAAGCTATTTGATCACTATGCTTTTTTTCTGTCCGTTTTATTGCTTTTTCTTATGGGCTAATTGGCGAAATAGCTAAGTCTGGAAGAGAAATTAAGTATATGAacatgattttgacataattaaatGGGTAACAATTGTCTCTCACCTCATCCGGTTCTACCCTCCACGCTTACAAGTCTTCGGTGAGAGAGAGATAAATGACGTTTAGgaaattaattaaatagatGACGATGtgatagagaaagagatgaCGTTGCGGGAAGGAGGAATGGATGATATTCACCATGCACTGTACATATCATAAGGAGAGAGTTGAAGCCACGTCCTCATGAAAATAACCGCATGCTATTTATTGAGTTCAGTAAATATGTGGATGAGAATAGACCACCCTCAGAAAATATCTAGCATTCCATATAATTTGACAGTCTGTCCATCTCTTGTTAAGTAAGAAAAAGACAGTGACGAAGGTGAAAGCAGAGAACGAGTTAATGCTCAGCAGATTCGAGCAGGTAATCATCAGTAACAACCAACTAATCCTTGTATTTATCTGTATTTGGAGTTGATGatcaatattttctttaatatgTATTATTGTCTCAATATGGAATGGACCATTTGATGTAGATCTGAGATAGTACTTTTTTACATCCAACATACAGATGACAGGGCAGGATAAAGTCTTACTTGTCCATGGGACGTGGGTCCGTGATAGCGATCAACGGTGGATATTTGAACCTGACATAACGGCCAAAGTAGAACATTTCATTCGGATTTTCTCTGGGATGACGATGACAGAGTTATTGACTTCGGTGAGAGAACGCTATAAACTATCATCCACCGATGCTACGCTCAAGCTTTCATATCAATATCCGGAATGGGTGAGCTTTGGAGATGCGGAGCTCGAAATGCCTCAGTACATAACCGAGGACACAGAAGTAAGTGTGTTTCTAAACATGAGGAGATCTATTGAAGAAGTTCCTCTATATGTCTCTATCTACCGCCAATCACATGGAGGGAAGCTACTTACTAAGGAGCGCGAGACAGAACAGAGGGTGCCTATGGCCGAGGATGGTGTAGATGGAATCGATGAAGAAGACTGGCATACCTTTGCACTATCTGAAACCCCACTGACCATGCCACTCACTCAACCGCAAACAAAGGCGATTCCACATGAAGTTCCAGACTATTCTGTCACAAAGGCGGCTCGATCTAAAGAACGACTCCCTACTATTCCACATTCTCCAGGTGGAATAGTAATCACAGAAAGAGGTGATCCTACCCGCGCTACCAGGCGTCAGACAGGCCCTACTGATAGGGAAAAAAACAAACGTCATGTCGAAGAGGATACAGAATCAGAGTCTGAGTCAGATGATGACATGGTCGTTCCTGTTGTTCCCCCGGTTGTTGGTGAAACCGGAGAAGGGTCTAGGCCGGTCCGGAGACGTCTATTATTTGGAAATGCTGGCATTCCAGACACTGACGGTGGAGTTGGAGATTCAAACTCTGGTTCAGATCATTCTGAAGAATTACCAGTAGCCGATGGTCTACACTGGGGTAAATTCGATGAAGCACTCCACGAGATGCTAAACAACCCGAATACGCCAGCTTTTTTTGGAAGGGATGCTCCACCTGTATTCAACAATCGGGAGGGAACAGGTAAAAAATAACTTCTAagttaatacaaatgtagagcTACATCATAAGGAATGCAATTAGATAGAATGGATTTGTAATGCCCGATTTCTATACTATATTTGCAATGTAGTATCTAATTCCATACTATACAAACAATTGACATGCAGCTGAATGTTTCATTGACTTTGTAGGGGTTGACACGGCTCTGGCCGACATCCGATACGAGGGAGATGACTTTTATGTGGGTCGTATTTTCAAGTCCAAAGCCGACTGCAAAATCAAACTTGCAATACATGCTATAAACCGGAAGTTCCATTTCAAGACAACTCGTTCAAGCCCTTCCATACTACTTGCACAATGCATTGGTGATGCATGCCCATGGCGCGTGTATGCGGTGTTGTTAGATGCCAGTGGGAACTTCCAAATCAGACAAGCTAACCTAGTTCACTCTTGCACCGTTGACGACCGTAGAAACTACCACAAACTTGCAACGACTATCGTGATTGGCCAGATATTGCAATCTTGTTTTGTTGGTATTAAGAAGGGTCCCACTGCCGCCGCAATAAGGAAAATATTGCTAGATGAATTTCATGTCAACGTTTCATACTGGAAAGCTTGGAGAGCTAGAGAGATGGCGATGGAGCATGCAATGGGGACCATGGTTGGGAGTTATGCACTGATACCTCCATATTTGGCACTCCTTCAGTCTTCTAATGTAGGAACCGTATGC
It encodes:
- the LOC103833465 gene encoding VAN3-binding protein isoform X1, which codes for MERSMVPTWRPDPVYRPPETPLEPMEFLARSWSASALEVSKALTPSDPQILLSKTEEEPILRDGDTEESGLVSGNPFSFASSETSQMVMDRILSQSQEVSPRTSGRLSHSSSGPLNGSLTDSPPPESDDIKQFIRTNNSSLNNINCQFRSTATTPGPITATATQSKTVGRWLKDRREKKKEETRAHNAQIHAAVSVAGVAAAVAAIAAATAASSSAGKDEQMAKTDMAVASAATLVAAQCVEAAEVMGAEREHLAYVVSSAVNVRSAGDIMTLTAGAATALRGVATLKARAMKEVWNLASVIPMDKGLTTSGGCSNLNNGSNGSSSSSHSGELIHEDNFLGTCSREWLARGCELLKRTRKGDLHWKIVSVYINKTNQVMLKMKSKYVGKTFTKKKKNIVLEVIKNVPAWPGRHLLEGGDDLRYFGLKTVLRGDVEFECKSQREYDMWTQGVSRLLVIAAERRFRM
- the LOC103833465 gene encoding VAN3-binding protein isoform X2 encodes the protein MERSMVPTWRPDPVYRPPETPLEPMEFLARSWSASALEVSKALTPSDPQILLSKTEEEPILRDGDTEESGLVSGNPFSFASSETSQMVMDRILSQSQEVSPRTSGRLSHSSSGPLNGSLTDSPPPESDDIKFIRTNNSSLNNINCQFRSTATTPGPITATATQSKTVGRWLKDRREKKKEETRAHNAQIHAAVSVAGVAAAVAAIAAATAASSSAGKDEQMAKTDMAVASAATLVAAQCVEAAEVMGAEREHLAYVVSSAVNVRSAGDIMTLTAGAATALRGVATLKARAMKEVWNLASVIPMDKGLTTSGGCSNLNNGSNGSSSSSHSGELIHEDNFLGTCSREWLARGCELLKRTRKGDLHWKIVSVYINKTNQVMLKMKSKYVGKTFTKKKKNIVLEVIKNVPAWPGRHLLEGGDDLRYFGLKTVLRGDVEFECKSQREYDMWTQGVSRLLVIAAERRFRM